The segment ATTACCCTCATCCTTGGCAAATGCTTGTGCACTTGGTATAGACATTAAGCCACTTGCGCCAAGTAATTGAATGATTTCCGTAAAGGTCGGATATGCTTTCGGAAAAATTTGAATAGCAACTTGAAGTGTCGCTAGGTTTGGTCGAACAAACCCAAATTGATCTCGCTGTGCTTCGATTTCAGATTTTATTAGCAATGCTTTCATCGTTTCAAGCGTGACGATAATATCGACCACTTTTTGCTGTACATGCTGATAATCGCCAATATTAATGGTATCGACAATGGACTGCACAACGCCTAGCACAAATTCCGTTTTCGCAATTTGACGAGAAAGCACCTGATGTAATGTATAGGCTTTAAAGCCGCTAACATCCATAAAATGATTTGCAACATCCACATTTTCATAATAAAAAACACGTTCCCAAGGGACAACAACATTATCAAATACAACAATGGCATCCATTTCTTCAAAACGAGCACTCAATGGATGATCAAAGATCGAATCCCCACCAACAAAAGATTGTCGACATAAAAACTTTAGACCTTCCGTATTACTTGGTATAGAAAAGCCAAAAGCTTTCCATTCATCATAGCCATTTGTTGATAAGACAAGCAGTTCATCGGTAATTCCGCCTTGTGTTGCAAGCAACCTTGCCCCTTTTATCACTAATCCCTTGCTTGTTTTGCCAACAATTTTAGCAGCAATGGTTACTTCTTCATCTTCAAAATAAAGCCGTTTACGATTAACCTGAGGCTCTATAAAGGTATGTGTCATTGTTAAATCATGCTCACGAGCATCCTCATAAAACTGTTGTAAATGCTCTGGAAAACAATTTGGCTTATCTTTTAAAAAGTCGGATGCTGAGGCTAATGCCATTAATGTTGTATTCATATAATCAGGACTTCTGCCCATAAAACCATGTGAACATAAGGCCCATTCTTGTGCAGCATAACGCCTTTTTACAAGGTCTTCTGGCGTTATCACTTGAAGAAAGGACATCCCGACTCTCTCTTTACTAGTTGGCGATTCATAGGTCATTGTTTCAAGCAGCTCCTGCTGATGTTGTAAATCAAAGAGCTTCGCTTGACTTTGCATAACCCCTTTAAAGGCTGGATGCTCTGACACCTTCCCTGTTATAACGTCCCCATCAATTGAAATATACGACTTTAAAGCATCAATACGGTCAATATATTGCTGTCCTGTTCGAATTGGCATGCTGTCACCCCTAAATAGTTCTATGTTTTTGTACTCATGTAGTATATGAAATAACTAAATAGTAGGTGAATTGCAAAACCCGATCAGCTATATGCTAATCGGGTCAGACTGTAGACAAAAGCCATCGAGAGGTTCACTCTCGATGGGCTTTTGTCATTTTTCTTCCTATTTTATCTTTAACATTTGGTAATATACTACCAAATTCAACATACTCTTCGAGCATAGCTACCTTCTTAAGCTGCCTGCCACGTCCAAGTAGCCAGTTTCTTTAAATTCATGGCAGCAAAAGTAAGCATCGCCTGCATGGACAATTTTTTTAGACCTCTTAAGGTTGTCCAACGCATACCATGCTTTTCTTTTGCATCCGCAAATACACGCTCAATCGTTTCTTTGCGCTTTGCATAAATCTGTTTGATGTCATAGGAATGGCGTAAATGTTCAGCTTCCTCCACATACGACTCCCAAATATGGCGTTGAATGAGTTTTTGATGATGCTTACTTTCTGTACATTGGGAAAGGCTTGGACACTTCGCACAAATCAAAGGATTCGATTTATATTGACGATACCCTTCTTTAGTCGTTGTCGTATACTTCAATATCTGTCCTTGTGGACAAAGATAACAATTATAGTGCTCATCATATATATACTCATGCTTTCGGAAGAATCCATCTTTCGTTTTAGGACGTGTATAAGGAAGAACAGGCAACATTTGATTCTCTAATAAAAAATTCGTAATCGCTGGTGTTTTATAGGCTGCATCTGCCGCAACAGCTAATGGTTTTTGAACGTTTTCAATGACTTTTTCCACAAGTGGCTGTAATACATGACTATCGTGCACATTTCCCGGAGTTACAATGGCACCCAAGACAAAGCCCTTTTCATCTGTCGCTGCATGAAAAGAATACGCAAACTGCTTCGTACGTTCATCCTTCACGTAATAGCCACTTTCAGGATCTGTCGTGCTTTCCTTTATTTCTTTCCATTCTTCCTTTTCAAACTTCTCCGGGGGAAAGGGCTTTTTTCCGTGTTCCTCACGATCCATATTTAACTCTAATTGAAGTTTCTCTTCATAAGCCCGTGTTTCTTTTCGCACAACTTTTTTATCATACTTTCGTTTATTCGCACTCGCTTTCACATGCGTGGAATCGATAAATAAATGGTCTGCATGGAGGAGTCCTTGATGCATAATCTCTTTTAATATACGATAGAATATCTGCTCAAATATATCAGTGTCTTGAAAGCGACGGACATAATTTTTACCGAAGGTAGAGAAATGCGGGACTTCTGTATGGAAGCCAAATCCTAAAAACCAACGATACGCCATATTCGTTTCAATTTCTTTGATGGTTTGACGCATGGACCGTATACCAAAAACGTACTGAATAAACGTCATTTTAAAGAGAACAACAGGATCAATACTAGGGCGTCCTTTAGCAGAGTAGAGATTTTCTACTAAAGGATAGATAAATGAAAAATCAATAGCCGCCTCTAGTTTTCGCACTAAATGATCTTGGGGAACTAATTGATCAATCGTTAGCATTTCTAATTGTTCACGTTCATTGATTTGATTTTTTGTCATCATGGTTGATCACCTCGAAAGTGTACTTTTTATCAATAGATGAATAAGGAATTCTTTATGTAGAAGTTGATTGGAACGAAGGGTGGCGACTCCTGCGGGAAAAGCGGGAAAGTCGAGATCCTGGACTGAGCGAAGCGAGGGAAGCAGCTCGACCCCGCCCGCGGAAAGCGTCCGCCCGTAGTGGAAATCAACGGCTTTACTTTATTTTATTGTAAAAGAAAAAAGACTGTAGGCAAACTCAAAATTCATTGAGTTTGTCTACAGTCTGACCCGATCAGCTATATGCTAATCGGGTTTATCTTAAAACAATGTTAGTCATCTAAAAAATCATAGGGTGATACATGATCCATACCAATCATTGGATGAATAGAAGGGGCAGTTTCGACAGTAAGCCTATAGTCCGCGGATGCTGGCTCCTTTCGATCTACACCCTCTACAGCAATAGCCTCTACTGTCACTACCTCTTCCGTTATATCCATTGGATTGAGTCGTGCACGCAAGGATGTAAAGCGCTGAAGGTCATCTGTACGCTGTAAGCCATCTGCCAGCACATCAGGCTCCCCACATAAAATCAAGAAATTTTTCGCTCTTGTAATACCTGTATATAAAAGATTGCGGCGTAGCATTTTCGAATAGCCTCTGACAACAGGCATAATCACAGTCTGAAACTCAGAGCCCTGCGATTTATGGATAGAGCAGCAATAAGCGAGTGTTAGCTGATTCAAATCACTGCGCTGGTAAGTAACCTCGATGCCATCAAAGGATACAACAAGTAAATCCTGCTTCTCAATCGTTTCTTTGGCTTTAATAATACTAACAACTTCTCCCATATCTCCATTAAAAACATTGCTTTCTGGCTGATTGACAAGCTGTAGCACTTTGTCTTTGATGCGATAGGTTGTATCGCCAAAAATAAGCTCTTTGCGTGTACCTGTATCATTAGGATTAATCAGCTCTTGAATCATTTTATTTAAATTATCAATGCCAGCTGGTCCCTTATACATAGGCGCAAGCACTTGAATATTACGAATTTCTTGTCCTTTTGCAACAGCGCTTTTGACCACTTGCGTAACGACATTTGCCACTTGATCGGCTGATGCTTTAATAAATGAACGATCCGTTGTTTTCACCGTTAAATTATTAGGAATCGTACCTTTTTTTATTTGATGGGCTAGTTCAATAATCGTTGAGCCTTCTGCCTGCCTATAAACATCCGTTAATTCAACCGTTGGTAATTGTTGCGATGCTAATAAATCCTTTAGCACCTGCCCAGGACCTACTGGTGGGAGCTGATCTTGATCGCCAACAAAGACAACCTGTACATCCTCATGTAAGGCTTTTAATAGCTGATGGGCAAGCCATGTATCAACCATTGACATCTCATCCACAATAATGAGCTTCCCCGTCACTTCCCGCTCTGTTTCTTCTTCTTTTTCTTGCCCTGTAAAGCCTAGTAAACGATGGATGGTCATTGCAGGAAGCTCTGTTGATTCAGCTAAGCGTTTTGCAGCACGTCCTGTTGGTGCACAAAGAATAATGGGAAAAGGCTGTTCCTTTTGTGCATATTCTTTTGGATTTAATGATAACCCATGCAGCTTTGCATAGACTTCAACAATGCCTCGTACGACCGTTGTTTTCCCAGTGCCAGGTCCACCTGTTAAAATCATTACAGCTGAATTTAATGCCTGCTCAATAGCATTCGCTTGTGTTTCAGCGTAGGTGACATTGAGTAGCTCCTCTGTTTCACCAATTGCTTTGCGAATTTCATCCTTACTAAAATGTTCTGCCTTCCGATTCCGTTCAATAAGCGTTATTATTTTGGATGCAATACCTACCTCTGAAAAATAAAGAGAGGGTAAATACAATCTTGTTTCTTCGCCGCATATCTTGCCTTCCTCTCGTAGCTCAATACATGCCTGTGAAATAGCCTCAAATGGAATTTCCTGCTGTTGACTTTGCTCCAGCATTTCTTTCACAAGAGGTAAAACATGTTCTGCATCCAAATAAACATGTCCATCCGATAAAGCGGCTGTATTTAATATATGCAAAATAGCTGCCTTGACACGATCAGGATGATTTCCTGTAATCCCCAACTTCGCTCCTAGCTCATCTGCTCGAAAGAAGCCAATCCCTTCAATATCTTCAATAAGACGATATGGATTTTCCATCAGTAGCTCTATTGCCTCTGTACGATAGGTTTGATAAATTTTCATGCCAAGCTGTGGACCAAAGCCCCACTCATTGAGCTGAATCATAACACGCTCTAAACCAAGATTTTGCTCAATCGTGCTACGAATCACTTCTTTTTTCTCTGCTGATAAGCGTGGCACAGCATCTAATGCATTAGGGTCCTCCAAAATTAGCCTTAATGCATTGGCTCCAAGCTTATCAACAATTGTTTCGGCTGTCTTTTTACCAATGCCAACAAATAAATCACTCGATAAATAATGGACAATCCCTTGCTCAGTTGCTGGTACTTCCTTTGTAAATGTTTCAATTTGAAATTGCACACCATATTTGGGATGCTGTTTTAAGTTACCTGTAAAACGGTATTGCTCATCCATTTGTAGCGGTGGAAAATAACCAACAACAATTATTTCTTTATCTTCATATTGCAAATTTGTTTCTTGAATTTTCACACGCACAATCGAATACATATTTTGTGCATTATGAAAGATGGAAACAATTGGACGTCCGAGTATAAAAAACTTATTAATTTCAAATAAATCGAATTGGTCTGTCATGTTCGGTTCGTCCTTTCGTATCATTTTCAATCCTTTTATTTTACCATAGGCTTTACAAAATAGTGGTGTGAAAAATATTTTCGCTCTATTATCCTCAGATTATTTCGATAAATGACAATTCTCTGCTTTTATAATTCTTTCCATGCTATGATAAAATAAATAAGAATTTGCATGGAAGGATTGTGGAGCAATTGGAATTTAGACCTTGCATCGATTTACACGATGGCAAAGTAAAACAAATTGTTGGAAGTACGCTCGGTTATACAAACCAAGCAGTCGTGGAAAATTTTATTTCTAATTATGATGCTAGCTATTATGCTCAAATGTTTGCAAACGATCAGTTAACAGGTGGACATGTAATTATGCTTGGTTCAGGTAATGAGGAAGCTGCTCTATCTGCCTTAGCCGCCTATCCCCAAGGCCTCCAAATTGGTGGTGGTATTACAACTGAAAATGCACAGCGCTATATTGATGCAGGTGCTTCACATGTTATTGTCACTTCCTATATTTTTCATGATGGTCAGCTAGATATAGCGCGTTTACAGCAACTATGCCAGCTAATTGGCAAAGAACATCTGGTGATTGATTTAAGCTGTAAAATGCGGGACGGCAAGTGGTTTGTCATGACTGATAAATGGACAAAATTTAGTAATTTCGAAGTAAATGCTGACTCCATTGCCTATATTGAAAATTTTTGTGATGAATTGTTGATTCATGCGGTAGATGTGGAAGGAAAAAAGGGTGGCATGCAAGAAAGCTTAGTGCATGATTTAGCTGCTTGGACATCGATCCCCACAACCTATGCAGGCGGTGTGCGTTCACTGGAGGATTTAGAAAAATTTCATGAGTTAGCACAGGGTAAGCTTCATGTTACAATTGGTAGTGCTCTCTCCATTTTTGGTGGAGATTTACCTTATACAGATGTAGTGGAATATTGTAAAAAAGGCGGGATACTATGAATCTGATTTATAAAGACTATGTTTTTCCTTTTCAAGAAACAAATTTAGAGCGCATTATTGATGGCAAGTATTTTAAAGTAAATAAAAAAGATGACTCCCTTGCTATACAAATTCAGCTTGATAATGAGCAAATGCTGTTGGAGTTTTCTAAATCGTTAAAAGCAACATGTGGCTTGTTACGCGATCAAGAAACAGAACCTTATATTGAAACATCTATTGATTTACAAATATTTGTGGAGGAATTTAATAAACGCTATAACTTAAATGCTAAAATTATTGCTTAAAGCAAAGGGCTACCTTCTCCCTTTGCTTCCTCCTCTCCTTTTTAACCGAAACCTTTTCCTCATGAATATAGTTATATAAAGGACATCTCCTTATTAAATCATATAAAATTTTCCAATTTTCAGCTAATTTATTGCGATTTATAGCATCTCTACATACAATAAAATTAAGAAGAGATATGCTTAGAGGAAAGGATGAATCAATCAATGAAAACCGAACATGAGGTAGCATCTTTCGCATCCGTTCAAACAGAACTAACTCGCTTCTTTTTAGCTTATAAATTTGCTTTACAAGAAGTGGAAACAAAAATTAATATTTTACAAGAAGAATTTAAGCTTATTCATGAATACAATCCAATCGAGCATGTTTCAACACGTATGAAATCACCTAAAAGTATTCTAGCTAAAATTATGAAAAGAGGCATTCATCCATCACTAGAAGCTGTTCGCGAAAATATTCGTGATATAGCAGGCGCTCGTATTACATGTTCCTTTGTAGAAGATATTTATAAAGTTAGTGCTATGTTACAGGCACAAAATGATATTGAAATTGTAGAGATCAAAGACTATATTGCCAATCCAAAAGAAAATGGCTATCAAAGCTTACACCTGATTATAAAAGTCCCAATTTTTATGTCTGATCGCATGGAAAAGGTGTACACAGAAATTCAAATTCGCACCATTGCCATGGATTTTTGGGCAAGCCTTGAGCATAAAATTTATTATAAATACAACAAAGAAGTACCAGAGCATATTCGTAGAGAACTAAAGGAAGCCGCTCTACAAGCAGCGGAACTGGATCGTAAAATGGAACGACTAAATAAGGAAATTAATATTTTAAAGGAAAATGAAGCTGAATCAACTGTCCTAGACAGCACCCCCATATCCCATCTGGCTAAATATTTAACACAGCTACCGATTGATAGATAAAGCCATTACGCTGGGGCGTAATGGCTTTCAGATTTTTCGAGTTCACTCGAAAAGCTTCTCTCCAAAATTCGCCTTACTATATGCAAAAAAGCACAAACCATAAAACAAGGGTTTGTGCTTTTTTTGCAGAAGTTATGCAGATTCTACCTAAGCTCTTTCGATTTTGTGGCGATAAAGAAGGAGAAAATAAGAGCACAAATGGCAAATACAAAAGCTGTAATATAAACATAGCTAACACCATTCGCAATCGTTTCCTTTAAAAAGCTTACTTCGTCAATGCTAAAGCCGCCTTTCGCGAATTCACCATTTAATTGAATTTCGCCCTTCTCTAAAGAAGCTATTTTTTCACTTGTTGCTAGGTTAAAAATCATCCCAAATAATGCTGCACCTACCGCTTGGCTAAATGTATTTGTAAAAGAATTCAAACCAATGGATATACCAAGCTGCTTTGGATGAGCTACCTTTTGAATAGAAATCATCAGCATCGGCATAATAAAGCCCATACCAAGCCCAATTAATGAAGATCCAATATAAACGCTGTAATCACTAGAGCCTGCAGATAATCTTGCGAGCAAAATCGCTCCTACTATGAGTAAAATCGTCCCCATTTGAATAATGCGCTTATTCGTTAAACGTCCGATTAAATAACCTGCTGTAATGGAGTTGACCGTCCAAAAAACAGACATTGGTGTTAATAATAAACCTGCCTGCGTCGCATTTTTGCCAAGAACACTTTGGGCAAATATTGGAATATAAACAGTTACGCCAATTACAATCGACATAGCACTTAATGTTAATGCATTAATCACCATAAGACGACCATTTTTAAACAACGTTAATGGAATAATTGGCTCCTCTGCTCGAAGCTCCACCCATACAAAAATGCTTAAAAAAACAATGGCAATACCGAACATTAACAGTGATTGGCTTGATAACCAAGCTTGTGTTTTACTATTGTCAATAATCACATATAAAAGGGCCACCATACCAATTGTAAATAATGTCGCACCGAGATAATCAATTTTACGCTTCACGGCCTCTATCTGCTCTTGATAATGTTTAACAATCAAATAAATAGAAGCTAAACCGAATGGTACATTAATAAAAAAGATAAAATGCCATGATACTTGGTCAACAATAAAGCCGCCAAATAACGGTCCGACAACACCCGATACGCCCCATACCATGCTTAAATAGCTTTGTCCTTTTGCTCGTGCTTTTTCAGTCTGGAATAGCTCGCCAACCATTGTTAATGTAATAGGTAAAATCGAACCTGCACCAATTCCCTGAATTGCGCGAAAGACAATTAGTTGCTCCATTGATTGTGCTAAACCACATAACATGGAGCCGATTAAAAAAATAATAATACCTATAATAATCATCCGCTTACGCCCAAATAAATCGGCTAGCTTACCAAAAATAATCGCTGCAATGGCAGAGGCTAATAAGTAAGCAGAATAAATCCAGCTTATTAAGTCTACACCTAATAAATCAGCTGTAATACTTGGAATAGCGGTACTAACAATTGTTCCTTCAATTGCTGCAAGCGCTGTTACCAATAATAGTGCAATAAATACTTTATTCATGTTGTCACCTTGTTCCTTTCCTGCATGTCATACATTAACAAGTTTGAAGAGAAAATAAAAGAGGAAAGAATTGAACCTTCAATTAGTGGAGGTGTCTTACAGCCTATTAATGTGGGATAAAAAACAGCAAGTCCACCAAGTGATACTTGCTGCTTTTTCTATAGTTAGTTAAAACGCTGAGCAATCATATCGTAAATATAACGTGCTTGGTCATATTCAGGTTGTAGTGTAAATGCCTGCTTCAAATGATACATGGCATCCTCTGTTTGCTCCGTGGATACAGCATAAAGCACACCTAAATTATAGTGGGCATCTGCATTATTCCAATCCTGCTCGATTAATAAATCCAGCTCCTTTTTCCCTTCCTGAAACATTTCAAGCGCACATAATACAATGGCATAGGCTAAACGAATTTGTGTATCGTCAGGAGCAAGTTCTACCGCACGCTGTAAATATGGTAGTGCTAATTTTGGATTTTCCATGCGCTCAAAGCATTTTCCCAACATATAATAAACATCTGCACCTTCGATTTGATAGGTTAGTGCTTGTTCATACAGCTTCGCCGCCTCTGCATAACGCTCTGCATTATAATACAAATTAGCTAAGCCATAATAAGCAGTAGCTGCCGTTTCATCAACAGTAATCGCCTTTTGGAAAAAACGCTCTGCACGCTCTGTATCCTCTAACACAGCTAATA is part of the Lysinibacillus sp. FSL K6-0232 genome and harbors:
- a CDS encoding GTP pyrophosphokinase, with product MKTEHEVASFASVQTELTRFFLAYKFALQEVETKINILQEEFKLIHEYNPIEHVSTRMKSPKSILAKIMKRGIHPSLEAVRENIRDIAGARITCSFVEDIYKVSAMLQAQNDIEIVEIKDYIANPKENGYQSLHLIIKVPIFMSDRMEKVYTEIQIRTIAMDFWASLEHKIYYKYNKEVPEHIRRELKEAALQAAELDRKMERLNKEINILKENEAESTVLDSTPISHLAKYLTQLPIDR
- the hisA gene encoding phosphoribosylformimino-5-aminoimidazole carboxamide ribotide isomerase; this encodes MEFRPCIDLHDGKVKQIVGSTLGYTNQAVVENFISNYDASYYAQMFANDQLTGGHVIMLGSGNEEAALSALAAYPQGLQIGGGITTENAQRYIDAGASHVIVTSYIFHDGQLDIARLQQLCQLIGKEHLVIDLSCKMRDGKWFVMTDKWTKFSNFEVNADSIAYIENFCDELLIHAVDVEGKKGGMQESLVHDLAAWTSIPTTYAGGVRSLEDLEKFHELAQGKLHVTIGSALSIFGGDLPYTDVVEYCKKGGIL
- a CDS encoding tetratricopeptide repeat protein, whose translation is MDYNEQGIQAFQEKRYEDAAQLFTKAIEAAPDNAIGYINFGNLLAVLEDTERAERFFQKAITVDETAATAYYGLANLYYNAERYAEAAKLYEQALTYQIEGADVYYMLGKCFERMENPKLALPYLQRAVELAPDDTQIRLAYAIVLCALEMFQEGKKELDLLIEQDWNNADAHYNLGVLYAVSTEQTEDAMYHLKQAFTLQPEYDQARYIYDMIAQRFN
- a CDS encoding DHA2 family efflux MFS transporter permease subunit gives rise to the protein MNKVFIALLLVTALAAIEGTIVSTAIPSITADLLGVDLISWIYSAYLLASAIAAIIFGKLADLFGRKRMIIIGIIIFLIGSMLCGLAQSMEQLIVFRAIQGIGAGSILPITLTMVGELFQTEKARAKGQSYLSMVWGVSGVVGPLFGGFIVDQVSWHFIFFINVPFGLASIYLIVKHYQEQIEAVKRKIDYLGATLFTIGMVALLYVIIDNSKTQAWLSSQSLLMFGIAIVFLSIFVWVELRAEEPIIPLTLFKNGRLMVINALTLSAMSIVIGVTVYIPIFAQSVLGKNATQAGLLLTPMSVFWTVNSITAGYLIGRLTNKRIIQMGTILLIVGAILLARLSAGSSDYSVYIGSSLIGLGMGFIMPMLMISIQKVAHPKQLGISIGLNSFTNTFSQAVGAALFGMIFNLATSEKIASLEKGEIQLNGEFAKGGFSIDEVSFLKETIANGVSYVYITAFVFAICALIFSFFIATKSKELR
- the recD2 gene encoding SF1B family DNA helicase RecD2 — its product is MTDQFDLFEINKFFILGRPIVSIFHNAQNMYSIVRVKIQETNLQYEDKEIIVVGYFPPLQMDEQYRFTGNLKQHPKYGVQFQIETFTKEVPATEQGIVHYLSSDLFVGIGKKTAETIVDKLGANALRLILEDPNALDAVPRLSAEKKEVIRSTIEQNLGLERVMIQLNEWGFGPQLGMKIYQTYRTEAIELLMENPYRLIEDIEGIGFFRADELGAKLGITGNHPDRVKAAILHILNTAALSDGHVYLDAEHVLPLVKEMLEQSQQQEIPFEAISQACIELREEGKICGEETRLYLPSLYFSEVGIASKIITLIERNRKAEHFSKDEIRKAIGETEELLNVTYAETQANAIEQALNSAVMILTGGPGTGKTTVVRGIVEVYAKLHGLSLNPKEYAQKEQPFPIILCAPTGRAAKRLAESTELPAMTIHRLLGFTGQEKEEETEREVTGKLIIVDEMSMVDTWLAHQLLKALHEDVQVVFVGDQDQLPPVGPGQVLKDLLASQQLPTVELTDVYRQAEGSTIIELAHQIKKGTIPNNLTVKTTDRSFIKASADQVANVVTQVVKSAVAKGQEIRNIQVLAPMYKGPAGIDNLNKMIQELINPNDTGTRKELIFGDTTYRIKDKVLQLVNQPESNVFNGDMGEVVSIIKAKETIEKQDLLVVSFDGIEVTYQRSDLNQLTLAYCCSIHKSQGSEFQTVIMPVVRGYSKMLRRNLLYTGITRAKNFLILCGEPDVLADGLQRTDDLQRFTSLRARLNPMDITEEVVTVEAIAVEGVDRKEPASADYRLTVETAPSIHPMIGMDHVSPYDFLDD
- the hpaB gene encoding 4-hydroxyphenylacetate 3-monooxygenase, oxygenase component; this translates as MPIRTGQQYIDRIDALKSYISIDGDVITGKVSEHPAFKGVMQSQAKLFDLQHQQELLETMTYESPTSKERVGMSFLQVITPEDLVKRRYAAQEWALCSHGFMGRSPDYMNTTLMALASASDFLKDKPNCFPEHLQQFYEDAREHDLTMTHTFIEPQVNRKRLYFEDEEVTIAAKIVGKTSKGLVIKGARLLATQGGITDELLVLSTNGYDEWKAFGFSIPSNTEGLKFLCRQSFVGGDSIFDHPLSARFEEMDAIVVFDNVVVPWERVFYYENVDVANHFMDVSGFKAYTLHQVLSRQIAKTEFVLGVVQSIVDTINIGDYQHVQQKVVDIIVTLETMKALLIKSEIEAQRDQFGFVRPNLATLQVAIQIFPKAYPTFTEIIQLLGASGLMSIPSAQAFAKDEGNLAHYLQSFQDDGEKRVQKFRLAWDLTMSSFGTRQTLYERFFFGDPVRLSSMLYQTYNRMHLVQRVEDFLNSD
- a CDS encoding IS1182 family transposase, with the translated sequence MMTKNQINEREQLEMLTIDQLVPQDHLVRKLEAAIDFSFIYPLVENLYSAKGRPSIDPVVLFKMTFIQYVFGIRSMRQTIKEIETNMAYRWFLGFGFHTEVPHFSTFGKNYVRRFQDTDIFEQIFYRILKEIMHQGLLHADHLFIDSTHVKASANKRKYDKKVVRKETRAYEEKLQLELNMDREEHGKKPFPPEKFEKEEWKEIKESTTDPESGYYVKDERTKQFAYSFHAATDEKGFVLGAIVTPGNVHDSHVLQPLVEKVIENVQKPLAVAADAAYKTPAITNFLLENQMLPVLPYTRPKTKDGFFRKHEYIYDEHYNCYLCPQGQILKYTTTTKEGYRQYKSNPLICAKCPSLSQCTESKHHQKLIQRHIWESYVEEAEHLRHSYDIKQIYAKRKETIERVFADAKEKHGMRWTTLRGLKKLSMQAMLTFAAMNLKKLATWTWQAA